A portion of the Streptomyces coeruleoprunus genome contains these proteins:
- a CDS encoding M36 family metallopeptidase, which produces MPSTPARGARSLLIGAVLLALPAVATVPAAATPAAEGGRPAQRQSTDAGHRQADDRPYPDVDVRGDTRTAPPPARLRAAQRLDEAAVRWGRFGTPRLLTPRGGQTLTDATRGDARTVALAHVRDHADLYGLTAQETAALTVARSYRTAHNGVHHVFIDQTDARTGHPVHGARLSVAVDEAGRVLHVAGDLVPGAQAPGTARLDRAAALDRAAASVGTDRPTGATTAVRVTFPLTDGTARPAWHTTLTADNGHLYDTVVDAETGAVLQRTDLTSHEGPEGRVFTGQNPTAGPASVVPFSGLGRSWVSGRVTTGNNTETSHDPDGTGRLGHQPQTPAAGEPGHQHFDYTFTDAFRTSGGTDLTTDRDAVVTQAFYYTNRMHDVLYDLGFDEASGNFQEDNLGNGGAAGDRVQVYVDFDANGDSACNANFSTPTDGNKPTMRLFVGRTTCGQHDTHRGMNGDTVAHEYSHGLSHRLVGGGRLGSGAQTGGLGEGWSDAVATSLWNDPVYGEYANGRATGIRRFAYDNSPLTYADLCSGGTCQVHRDGEIWAATMWDMRTALIGAHGQAAGKRQHEQLMVDGMKLTPSSPDFLDARDGILAADRANNGGANQCLLWGAFARRGMGASAASPSQTQAQPATDLPATCRPTADAGGPYTTREGTDVTLDATGSTVPGGTGTTAYAWDFDGDGAYDDAGGPRPRFDRVGRDGTYTVGLRVTNAAGADTDTATVTVTNVAPTVSLTVEGPREEGGKLTVSGTVTDPGWLDPLTATVDPGDGTPVPLPGRLENDRPDATLAFTRDIVFGDDGTFTVRVCGSDDDTTTCGSAEITVANVAPKAALDTTGAVTLAGGRTLVVRAGDEHTYAARVTDPGSDDETLTWTWGDGTPATTTTSLVNPPDPDPDHSPTVQPRDLTDRQAHTYSRPCLYDLSVTARDDDGGTGTDGVPVIVQGNAPLPLLADVWYVKYLTGDLTGLGRQTLDCHLRTVQHASAVFPEVRDVSTQEKAANTLFVSLLDPKRTFDRQLLAAWLNFANGAFDGDELVDTDSDLKPDTPFLEAVQKAERVRLDPNATSRQLAEQTAILTCLNIPLV; this is translated from the coding sequence CACCGCGCCGCCACCGGCCCGGCTCCGCGCCGCCCAGCGGCTCGACGAGGCCGCCGTCCGCTGGGGCCGCTTCGGCACACCCCGCCTCCTGACGCCCCGCGGCGGGCAGACCCTGACGGACGCCACCCGCGGCGACGCCCGCACGGTGGCCCTGGCCCACGTACGCGACCACGCCGACCTGTACGGCCTGACGGCGCAGGAGACCGCGGCCCTCACGGTGGCCCGCTCCTACCGCACCGCCCACAACGGCGTCCACCACGTCTTCATCGACCAGACCGACGCCCGGACGGGCCACCCCGTCCACGGCGCCCGCCTGTCCGTCGCCGTCGACGAGGCCGGCCGCGTCCTCCACGTCGCCGGCGACCTCGTCCCCGGCGCCCAGGCGCCCGGCACCGCCCGGCTCGACCGCGCCGCCGCCCTCGACCGGGCCGCCGCGTCCGTCGGCACCGACCGGCCCACCGGGGCCACGACCGCCGTACGGGTCACGTTCCCGCTCACCGACGGCACCGCCAGGCCCGCCTGGCACACCACCCTCACCGCCGACAACGGCCACCTCTACGACACCGTCGTCGACGCGGAGACCGGCGCCGTCCTCCAACGCACCGACCTCACCAGCCACGAGGGCCCCGAAGGCCGGGTCTTCACCGGCCAGAACCCCACCGCCGGACCCGCCTCCGTCGTCCCGTTCAGCGGCCTCGGCCGCTCCTGGGTGAGCGGCCGCGTCACCACCGGCAACAACACCGAGACGTCCCACGACCCCGACGGCACGGGACGCCTCGGCCACCAGCCGCAGACCCCCGCAGCCGGGGAACCCGGCCATCAGCACTTCGACTACACCTTCACCGACGCGTTCCGTACCAGCGGCGGCACCGACCTCACCACCGACCGGGACGCCGTCGTCACGCAGGCCTTCTACTACACCAACCGGATGCACGACGTCCTCTACGACCTCGGCTTCGACGAGGCGTCCGGCAACTTCCAGGAGGACAACCTCGGCAACGGCGGCGCCGCCGGCGACCGCGTCCAGGTCTACGTCGACTTCGACGCCAACGGCGACAGCGCCTGCAACGCCAACTTCAGCACCCCCACCGACGGCAACAAGCCCACCATGCGGCTCTTCGTCGGCCGCACCACCTGCGGCCAGCACGACACCCACCGCGGCATGAACGGTGACACCGTCGCCCACGAGTACAGCCACGGCCTGTCCCACCGGCTCGTCGGAGGCGGCCGCCTCGGCTCCGGCGCGCAGACCGGCGGACTCGGCGAGGGCTGGTCCGACGCCGTCGCCACCAGCCTCTGGAACGACCCCGTCTACGGCGAGTACGCCAACGGCCGCGCCACCGGCATCCGCCGCTTCGCCTACGACAACAGCCCCCTCACCTACGCCGACCTGTGCTCCGGAGGCACCTGCCAGGTCCACCGCGACGGCGAGATCTGGGCCGCCACGATGTGGGACATGCGCACCGCGCTCATCGGTGCGCACGGCCAGGCCGCGGGCAAGCGGCAGCACGAACAGCTCATGGTCGACGGGATGAAGCTCACCCCGTCGTCACCGGACTTCCTCGACGCCCGCGACGGCATCCTCGCCGCCGACCGCGCGAACAACGGCGGCGCCAACCAGTGCCTGCTGTGGGGCGCCTTCGCCCGCCGCGGCATGGGCGCGAGCGCCGCCTCGCCCAGCCAGACCCAGGCGCAGCCCGCCACCGACCTGCCCGCGACCTGCCGCCCGACCGCGGACGCGGGCGGCCCGTACACCACCCGCGAGGGCACCGACGTCACGCTCGACGCGACCGGCTCCACCGTCCCCGGCGGCACCGGCACCACCGCCTACGCCTGGGACTTCGACGGCGACGGCGCCTACGACGACGCCGGCGGGCCGCGCCCGCGGTTCGACAGGGTCGGCCGGGACGGCACGTACACCGTAGGCCTGCGCGTCACCAACGCCGCCGGAGCCGACACCGACACCGCGACCGTCACCGTCACCAACGTGGCACCCACCGTGTCCCTCACCGTCGAGGGCCCGCGCGAGGAGGGCGGGAAGCTCACCGTCAGCGGCACGGTCACCGACCCCGGCTGGCTCGACCCGCTCACGGCGACCGTCGACCCGGGCGACGGCACACCCGTACCGCTGCCGGGACGGCTGGAGAACGACCGGCCCGACGCCACCCTCGCCTTCACCCGCGACATCGTCTTCGGCGACGACGGCACCTTCACCGTGCGCGTGTGCGGGAGCGACGACGACACGACGACCTGCGGCTCCGCGGAGATCACCGTCGCCAACGTCGCCCCGAAGGCCGCGCTCGACACGACGGGCGCGGTGACCCTCGCCGGCGGGAGGACCCTCGTGGTGCGCGCGGGCGACGAGCACACGTACGCCGCCCGCGTCACCGACCCCGGCAGCGACGACGAGACCCTGACCTGGACCTGGGGCGACGGCACCCCCGCCACCACGACCACGTCCCTCGTCAACCCGCCGGACCCCGACCCGGACCACAGCCCCACCGTCCAGCCCCGCGACCTGACCGACCGGCAGGCCCACACGTACAGCAGGCCCTGCCTGTACGACCTGTCCGTCACGGCTCGCGACGACGACGGCGGCACCGGCACCGACGGCGTCCCCGTCATCGTCCAGGGCAACGCACCGCTGCCGCTGCTCGCCGACGTCTGGTACGTCAAGTACCTGACCGGCGACCTCACCGGCCTCGGCAGGCAGACCCTGGACTGCCACCTCAGGACCGTCCAGCACGCGAGCGCCGTGTTCCCGGAGGTACGGGACGTGTCGACGCAGGAGAAGGCGGCGAACACGCTGTTCGTCTCGCTCCTCGACCCGAAGCGCACCTTCGACCGCCAGTTGCTGGCCGCCTGGCTGAACTTCGCGAACGGCGCCTTCGACGGGGACGAACTCGTCGACACCGACAGCGACCTGAAGCCGGACACGCCGTTCCTGGAAGCCGTGCAGAAGGCCGAGCGGGTACGCCTCGACCCGAACGCGACCAGCAGGCAGCTGGCCGAACAGACGGCGATCCTCACGTGCCTCAACATCCCGCTGGTGTGA